Proteins encoded in a region of the Azospirillum sp. TSH58 genome:
- the entS gene encoding enterobactin transporter EntS, whose product MTLSNLFVDVSLLKTNPDFRRVLIARTISLMALGLLSVAVPLQVYALTGSSLQVGIAAACDGVGMFLGLLLGGVLADRTDRRRLILFARSVCGLGFLGLAANAALPSPSLPAIYALSFWDGFFGAIGVNALLAAMPHLVGRANLVQARALGMLSMRVATILSPALGGLLIAGLGVGWVYLLTALGTGLTVLTLLGLPRMMPEGGEAGENPLRAMAQAFAFLFGHKVILGVVALGCLTTVATSIRILFPALAEEVFGGGAFETGLMYSAVPIGATLGAALSGWAARLERPGPVMGGACMGAFACVAVIGAAGSLYVALPVLVLFGYATSIASLLEYSMVQGHTPDHLLGRVNSLWTAQDVFGDSAGTIGMGLLATLLSPAAGILALGLGALALAAAVTAAAATMRGAPMSDPALEGTG is encoded by the coding sequence ATGACCCTGTCGAACCTTTTCGTCGATGTCAGTCTTCTGAAGACCAACCCCGATTTCCGCCGCGTGCTGATCGCCCGGACGATCTCGCTGATGGCGCTCGGCCTGCTGTCGGTGGCGGTGCCGCTTCAGGTCTATGCCCTCACCGGGTCGAGCCTCCAGGTCGGGATCGCCGCCGCCTGCGACGGCGTGGGCATGTTCCTGGGCCTGTTGCTGGGCGGCGTGCTGGCCGACCGGACGGACCGCCGCCGGCTGATCCTGTTCGCCCGCAGCGTCTGCGGCCTGGGCTTCCTCGGGCTGGCGGCCAACGCGGCGCTGCCCTCCCCGTCCCTGCCGGCGATCTACGCCCTGTCCTTCTGGGACGGCTTCTTCGGGGCCATCGGCGTCAACGCCCTGCTGGCGGCGATGCCCCATCTCGTCGGGCGCGCCAATCTGGTGCAGGCCCGCGCGCTGGGCATGCTGTCGATGCGCGTCGCCACCATCCTGTCGCCGGCGCTGGGCGGCTTGCTGATCGCCGGGCTGGGCGTCGGCTGGGTCTATCTGCTGACGGCGCTGGGCACCGGTCTGACCGTCCTGACGCTGCTCGGCCTGCCCCGGATGATGCCGGAGGGCGGCGAGGCCGGGGAGAACCCGCTGCGCGCCATGGCGCAGGCCTTCGCCTTCCTGTTCGGTCACAAAGTCATCCTGGGCGTGGTCGCGCTGGGTTGCCTGACCACGGTCGCCACCTCCATCCGCATTCTCTTCCCGGCGCTGGCCGAGGAGGTGTTCGGCGGCGGCGCCTTCGAGACCGGGCTGATGTACAGTGCCGTTCCCATCGGGGCGACCCTTGGCGCCGCGCTCAGCGGTTGGGCGGCGCGGCTGGAGCGTCCGGGTCCGGTGATGGGCGGCGCCTGCATGGGCGCCTTCGCCTGCGTCGCCGTGATCGGGGCCGCCGGAAGCCTTTATGTGGCGCTGCCCGTGCTGGTGCTGTTCGGCTACGCCACCTCCATCGCCTCGCTCCTGGAATACAGCATGGTCCAGGGCCACACGCCCGACCACCTGCTCGGTCGCGTGAACAGCCTGTGGACCGCCCAGGACGTGTTCGGCGACAGCGCCGGCACCATCGGCATGGGCCTGCTGGCAACGCTGCTGAGCCCCGCCGCGGGAATCCTGGCGCTCGGCCTGGGCGCGCTGGCGCTCGCCGCCGCCGTGACCGCCGCCGCCGCCACGATGCGCGGGGCGCCGATGAGCGACCCCGCCCTGGAGGGAACCGGATGA
- a CDS encoding efflux RND transporter periplasmic adaptor subunit: MMGNRMMTRAMPILLNTALLAALLAAALPAAAQTRVKVTAVVAAPVRQTLQLPGTLVSPQSSALSAQVEGRVDALLVEAGDRVEAGQPLLRLDDTIARLELERLEHSLAEAEHLQRDALRLAREAEALAGVQSVSQSRYRTLLAQAAIEEAKVRQLRAAVAIQREQLARHGLTAPFAGVVTERRTGRGEWVGSGGSVLQLTATDPLRVVVDVPERQHGRIDAGTPVTVLVADAADGAGIAATVERVVPAADPVSRSFRVHIALPNPEGRLMPGMSARVGVALGPAPGMAEIALQVPADAVQRHPDGSARVWVVQRGGDGAVARPVAVRTGRHSGDHVEVLSPELRPDDLVVVQGNEGLRPDQPVVPDMVG, encoded by the coding sequence ATGATGGGGAACCGGATGATGACCCGCGCCATGCCGATCCTGCTGAACACTGCCCTCCTCGCCGCCCTGCTCGCCGCGGCGCTTCCGGCCGCCGCCCAGACGCGGGTGAAGGTGACAGCGGTGGTCGCCGCCCCCGTCCGCCAGACGCTGCAACTCCCCGGCACGCTGGTGTCGCCGCAGAGCAGCGCCCTGTCCGCCCAGGTCGAAGGCCGGGTGGACGCCCTGCTGGTCGAGGCCGGCGACCGGGTGGAGGCCGGGCAACCCCTCCTGCGCCTGGACGACACCATCGCCCGGCTGGAGCTTGAGCGCTTGGAGCATTCCCTGGCCGAGGCGGAGCACCTCCAGCGCGACGCCCTGCGGCTGGCCCGCGAGGCCGAGGCGCTGGCCGGTGTGCAGAGCGTCTCACAATCCCGTTACCGCACGCTGCTCGCCCAGGCCGCCATCGAGGAGGCCAAGGTCCGCCAGCTCCGCGCCGCGGTCGCCATCCAGCGGGAGCAGCTGGCGCGTCACGGCCTGACCGCGCCCTTCGCCGGGGTGGTGACCGAACGGCGCACCGGGCGCGGGGAGTGGGTGGGGTCCGGCGGTTCGGTGCTTCAACTCACCGCCACCGACCCGCTGCGCGTCGTCGTCGATGTGCCGGAGCGCCAGCACGGGCGCATCGACGCCGGCACGCCGGTCACCGTTCTGGTCGCCGACGCGGCGGACGGGGCCGGCATCGCCGCGACGGTCGAACGGGTGGTGCCCGCCGCCGATCCGGTCAGCCGCAGCTTCCGCGTCCATATCGCGCTTCCCAACCCCGAAGGGCGGCTGATGCCCGGCATGTCGGCGCGCGTCGGCGTCGCTCTCGGCCCGGCGCCGGGGATGGCGGAGATCGCGCTCCAGGTCCCGGCGGACGCGGTGCAGCGCCATCCCGACGGCAGCGCCCGCGTCTGGGTGGTCCAGCGCGGCGGCGACGGGGCGGTGGCCCGCCCGGTGGCGGTGCGCACGGGCCGCCATTCCGGCGACCATGTGGAAGTCCTCAGTCCCGAGCTTCGCCCCGACGATCTGGTGGTCGTCCAGGGCAACGAGGGCCTGCGCCCCGACCAGCCGGTCGTCCCGGACATGGTGGGGTGA
- a CDS encoding efflux RND transporter permease subunit gives MTRLILRNPLAALVSVLILCLLGAVSVFRIPVQMIPDISPRRIMVETNWPGATPQDVEQEILIEQEKYLRAIPGLVRLSSSAEFGSGQVELEFPSGTSIDEALIHIDNALSQVTDYPETVDRPRIVAESATAEPFLFFGVERLDGSTDADSIQRETNWIENVLRPRLERVAGVAKAEVIGGAAQEIHILLDPLKLSARNLNVGTVRDAVRARNRDVSGGDRDFGKRRYFLRTIGRFADLEDLADLIVARENGTAIRLRDVGSVTMATQEARSVAFADGRPTLLVTIGKRAGANVIAVKDAVTEAVEELNRHALKERGLTMRLLSEDVRYMERSIDNVLSNLIAGSVLAAVVLLLFLRSIPATAAAAASMPVCTLATLLVLAAAGRSINVISLSGVAFAIGMTLDNSVVALDAIARHLRMGKPKAAATEDGIAEVWPAILSSTLTTVLVFLPVLFITAEAGQLYSDIAIAITGAVVMSMAAALVLVPVVAGRWSVASAAPSHGPAREGALGVAVRWMLRSARRELAILAASAAAMVAVMLYMVPPAEYLPEGEEATVFSFMAAPPGYSMESMQEVWRQIDPLLSRQVGAAQADAETGIPPLRVNLSFMRPGFIRFVTEPLNPADTDALIANVTKRMRAIPGMRGFAARGSIFSGNSGGARAIRLELSGGDLTTLYATALAVLDRAGDLFPDGQVNSDPSPPTLAMSQPFLELHPNWERAGEMGIGLAELGYTLRAYSDGAFADEYLLNDETLDIYLRVAGGLGRDRQSFADLVLHTGRGAPVPLSSLAELRETVGSSSIARIDGFRTVTLTIIPPRSVALESGIAAVRTDLVDRLRAEGVIPDGMSARITGAGGSLDELRSALAGGFLLALAITYLVLVAVFSHWGYPLIIMAVVPTGIGGGLVGLWLYNLAAGLPGGFGPPQPFDVLTMMGFLVLVGTVVNNPILIVEQAAVNRRTHGMSGAEAIADALQSRLRPILITTVTTVAGLIPMVAVSSAGTELYRGLGLVVLCGLLISSLVTATVLPVVLSLVFRLSDRLGAMAHDRRVAEAGD, from the coding sequence ATGACCCGCCTGATCCTGCGCAACCCGCTGGCCGCCTTGGTGTCGGTCCTGATCCTGTGCCTGCTGGGCGCGGTGTCGGTCTTCCGCATTCCGGTGCAGATGATCCCCGACATCAGCCCGCGCCGGATCATGGTGGAAACCAACTGGCCCGGCGCCACCCCGCAGGACGTCGAGCAGGAGATCCTGATCGAGCAGGAGAAATACCTGCGCGCCATCCCCGGCCTCGTCCGCCTGTCCTCCAGCGCCGAGTTCGGCAGCGGTCAGGTGGAGCTGGAATTCCCCTCCGGCACCTCCATCGACGAGGCGCTGATCCACATCGACAACGCGCTGTCCCAGGTCACCGACTATCCGGAGACGGTGGACCGCCCGCGCATCGTCGCCGAATCCGCGACGGCGGAGCCCTTCCTGTTCTTCGGAGTCGAGCGGCTGGACGGCTCCACCGACGCGGACTCCATCCAGCGCGAGACCAACTGGATCGAAAACGTCCTGCGCCCCCGGCTGGAGCGGGTCGCCGGCGTGGCCAAGGCCGAGGTGATCGGCGGGGCCGCGCAGGAGATCCACATCCTGCTCGACCCGCTGAAGCTGTCCGCCCGCAACCTGAATGTGGGGACGGTGCGCGACGCCGTCCGGGCACGCAACCGCGACGTCTCCGGCGGCGACCGCGACTTCGGCAAGCGCCGCTATTTCCTGCGCACCATCGGGCGCTTCGCCGACCTGGAGGATCTGGCCGACCTGATCGTCGCGCGCGAGAACGGCACGGCCATCCGCCTGCGCGACGTCGGGTCGGTGACCATGGCGACCCAGGAGGCGCGCAGCGTCGCCTTCGCCGACGGGCGCCCCACCCTGCTCGTCACCATCGGCAAGCGGGCCGGCGCCAACGTCATCGCCGTCAAGGACGCGGTGACCGAAGCGGTGGAGGAGCTGAACCGCCACGCCCTGAAGGAGCGCGGGCTGACCATGCGGCTGCTGTCGGAGGACGTGCGCTACATGGAACGGTCCATCGACAACGTGCTGAGCAACCTGATCGCCGGCAGCGTCCTGGCCGCGGTGGTGCTTCTGCTGTTCCTGCGCTCCATCCCGGCGACCGCGGCGGCGGCGGCGAGCATGCCGGTCTGCACGCTGGCGACCCTGCTGGTCCTGGCGGCGGCCGGGCGCAGCATCAACGTGATCTCGCTGTCCGGCGTCGCCTTCGCCATCGGCATGACGCTGGACAACAGCGTGGTCGCGCTGGACGCCATCGCGCGCCACCTGCGCATGGGCAAGCCGAAGGCCGCCGCGACCGAGGACGGCATCGCCGAGGTGTGGCCGGCGATCCTGTCCTCCACCCTCACCACCGTCCTGGTCTTCCTGCCAGTGCTGTTCATCACGGCGGAGGCCGGGCAGCTCTATTCCGACATCGCCATCGCCATCACCGGCGCCGTCGTCATGTCCATGGCCGCCGCCCTCGTCCTGGTTCCCGTCGTCGCGGGGCGCTGGTCGGTGGCGTCCGCCGCCCCCTCGCACGGGCCGGCAAGAGAGGGCGCGTTGGGTGTGGCGGTGCGCTGGATGCTGCGCAGCGCCCGGCGGGAACTGGCGATCCTCGCCGCTTCCGCCGCGGCCATGGTGGCCGTCATGCTGTACATGGTGCCGCCCGCCGAATATCTGCCGGAAGGCGAGGAGGCGACCGTCTTCAGCTTCATGGCCGCCCCGCCCGGCTACAGCATGGAGTCGATGCAGGAGGTCTGGCGGCAGATCGACCCGCTGCTGAGCCGTCAGGTGGGCGCCGCGCAGGCGGACGCCGAGACCGGCATCCCGCCGCTGCGCGTCAATCTGAGCTTCATGCGGCCCGGCTTCATCCGCTTCGTGACGGAGCCGCTGAACCCCGCCGACACCGACGCGCTGATCGCCAACGTCACCAAGCGGATGCGGGCGATCCCCGGCATGCGCGGCTTCGCCGCGCGCGGGTCGATCTTCTCCGGCAACAGCGGCGGCGCCCGCGCCATCCGGCTGGAGCTGAGCGGCGGCGACCTGACCACGCTCTACGCGACGGCGCTGGCGGTGCTCGACCGCGCGGGCGACCTGTTCCCGGATGGGCAGGTGAACAGCGATCCCTCCCCGCCCACACTGGCGATGTCGCAGCCCTTCCTGGAACTGCACCCGAACTGGGAGCGCGCGGGCGAGATGGGCATCGGGCTGGCCGAGCTGGGCTACACGCTGCGCGCCTATTCGGACGGCGCCTTCGCCGACGAGTATCTCCTGAACGACGAGACGCTGGACATCTATCTGCGGGTGGCCGGGGGCCTTGGCCGCGACCGCCAGAGCTTCGCCGATCTGGTGCTCCACACCGGCCGCGGCGCCCCGGTTCCGCTGTCCAGCCTTGCCGAACTGCGGGAAACCGTGGGCTCTTCCAGCATCGCGCGGATCGACGGGTTCCGGACGGTCACCCTGACCATCATCCCGCCGCGGTCGGTGGCGCTGGAATCCGGCATCGCCGCGGTGCGGACCGATCTGGTGGACCGGCTGCGCGCCGAGGGCGTGATCCCCGATGGGATGAGCGCCCGCATCACCGGGGCCGGCGGGTCGCTGGACGAGCTGCGCTCCGCCCTGGCCGGCGGCTTCCTGCTGGCGCTCGCCATCACCTATCTGGTTCTGGTCGCCGTCTTCTCGCACTGGGGCTATCCGCTGATCATCATGGCGGTGGTGCCCACGGGGATCGGCGGCGGGCTGGTCGGGCTGTGGCTCTACAACCTCGCCGCCGGCCTGCCGGGAGGCTTCGGCCCGCCGCAGCCCTTCGACGTGCTGACCATGATGGGGTTCCTGGTGCTGGTCGGGACGGTGGTGAACAACCCCATCCTGATCGTGGAGCAGGCCGCCGTGAACCGCCGGACGCACGGCATGTCCGGAGCGGAGGCCATCGCCGACGCCTTGCAGAGCCGGCTTCGCCCCATCCTGATCACCACGGTGACGACCGTCGCCGGCCTGATTCCGATGGTCGCGGTGTCCAGCGCCGGGACGGAACTGTACCGCGGGCTGGGGCTGGTCGTGCTGTGCGGCCTGCTGATCTCCAGCCTGGTGACGGCGACGGTCCTGCCCGTGGTGCTGTCGCTGGTCTTCCGCCTGTCCGACCGGCTGGGCGCCATGGCGCACGACCGGAGGGTGGCTGAGGCAGGAGACTGA
- a CDS encoding isochorismate synthase MenF, whose product MDVLPLPAGERPLGGRSDPDFAFASRGRVLKAYGVDERLDVALDDRSFADGRWEEALDRAFRRRKAQGDENPILVGAVPFDGRQHARLFIPERCDYEDAGRMAADPDPVALKAIEETVGRGAFEAAVAQAIGLFRDTPLKKVVLSRPLDVEAREAFAPGRLLRALLRQNPGAYVFTAPVAYGQTLVGASPELLIRKTGRTVVSNPLAGSAPRSPSAEVERQRTAALLASAKDRTEHRYVVDAVRAALAGHCSPLSVPDAPSVIRTPTMLHLSTELTGELIDPAVSSLRLAHALHPTPAICGTPTDLARDTIARLESYARNWYSGMVGWMDSRGNGEWALSIRCGLVQGRHLRLYAGAGVVAESDPAAEWEETAAKLTTMLNLFGVASAQPSNTDLPVELAS is encoded by the coding sequence ATGGACGTTCTACCCCTGCCCGCCGGGGAGCGGCCGCTTGGCGGCCGTTCCGACCCGGATTTCGCCTTCGCCTCGCGCGGCCGCGTCCTCAAAGCCTACGGCGTGGATGAGCGGCTGGACGTCGCCCTCGACGACCGCAGCTTCGCCGACGGCCGGTGGGAGGAGGCGCTGGACCGCGCCTTCCGCCGCCGCAAGGCCCAGGGGGACGAGAATCCCATCCTGGTCGGCGCCGTCCCCTTCGACGGACGCCAGCACGCCCGCCTGTTCATCCCCGAACGTTGCGATTACGAGGATGCGGGCCGCATGGCCGCCGACCCCGACCCCGTCGCGCTGAAGGCCATCGAGGAGACGGTGGGGCGCGGCGCCTTCGAAGCGGCGGTGGCCCAGGCCATCGGTTTGTTCCGCGACACGCCTTTGAAGAAGGTCGTGCTGTCGCGGCCGCTCGATGTCGAGGCGCGCGAAGCTTTTGCGCCGGGCCGCCTGCTGCGCGCCTTGCTGCGGCAGAATCCCGGAGCTTACGTCTTCACGGCCCCGGTCGCCTATGGGCAGACGCTGGTGGGGGCGAGCCCGGAACTGCTGATCCGCAAGACCGGACGGACCGTGGTCAGCAACCCTCTGGCCGGCTCCGCCCCGCGCAGCCCGTCCGCCGAGGTGGAGCGCCAGCGCACCGCAGCCCTGCTCGCCTCGGCAAAGGACCGGACGGAACACCGTTACGTCGTCGATGCCGTGCGCGCAGCGCTCGCCGGCCATTGCAGCCCGTTGTCCGTGCCGGACGCCCCCAGCGTGATCCGCACGCCGACCATGCTGCATCTGTCCACCGAATTGACCGGCGAACTGATCGATCCCGCGGTGTCGTCGCTGCGGCTGGCCCACGCCCTGCACCCGACGCCGGCGATCTGCGGCACGCCGACCGACCTCGCCCGCGACACCATCGCGCGGCTGGAGAGCTACGCCCGCAACTGGTACAGCGGCATGGTCGGCTGGATGGACAGCCGCGGCAACGGCGAATGGGCGCTGTCCATCCGCTGCGGGCTGGTCCAGGGCCGGCATCTGCGCCTCTACGCCGGGGCCGGCGTCGTCGCCGAGTCCGACCCGGCGGCGGAGTGGGAGGAAACGGCGGCGAAGCTGACCACCATGCTGAACCTGTTCGGCGTCGCGTCCGCCCAGCCCTCCAACACCGACCTTCCGGTGGAGCTGGCGTCGTGA
- a CDS encoding (2,3-dihydroxybenzoyl)adenylate synthase, with the protein MSVAFTPWPADFAERYRAKGYWTGDPLTDVIDRHRGAAAEATAILCGERRFRYADLQRLSSRLAAAFRARGLRPGDTALVRLPNRAEFYLVFFALLRCGVVPVNALNSHGVYELTAYARQIEPALAVLPAADPSLVALMTQTVGAERLLLLGPPADDGIGGFAWANGDALAQDAAGPDPSADLAADPSGVAFFQLSGGSTGTPKLIPRTHDDYLYSVRRSVEICGLDGSCRFLCALPAPHNFTLSSPGALGVFHAGGTVVMAGDPSPATCFPLIARHRVTWAALVPPMLSVWLEAAAGAEDLSSLEVVQVGGAKLSPAVAERVPERLGCRLQQVFGMAEGLVNYTRLDDDPWTVVNTQGRPMSPDDEIRILDAAGHPVPPGAVGELWTRGPYTFRGYYKAEAHNARVFDAEGFYCSGDLVSLTPGGNLVVCGRNKDQINRGGEKIDAQEVEDLLAAHPAVGHAAVVAMPDALMGERACAFVIAPPATKPSELRRFLRGQGLADFKLPDRFVFVPDLPKTAVGKVDKQTLRERARQDNALMETTAS; encoded by the coding sequence GTGAGTGTCGCCTTCACCCCCTGGCCCGCCGACTTCGCGGAGCGCTACCGCGCCAAGGGCTATTGGACCGGCGACCCGCTGACCGACGTGATCGACCGCCACCGGGGTGCTGCGGCCGAGGCCACCGCCATCCTCTGCGGGGAGCGCCGGTTCCGCTACGCCGACCTGCAGCGCCTGTCGTCCCGTCTGGCGGCGGCCTTCCGCGCCCGTGGCCTGCGGCCCGGCGACACGGCGCTGGTCCGGCTGCCCAATCGCGCGGAGTTTTATCTCGTCTTCTTCGCCCTGCTGCGCTGCGGGGTGGTGCCGGTCAACGCGCTGAACAGCCACGGCGTTTATGAGCTGACGGCCTACGCGCGCCAGATCGAACCGGCGCTGGCCGTGCTGCCGGCGGCCGATCCGTCCTTGGTCGCCCTGATGACCCAGACGGTCGGGGCGGAGCGGCTGCTCCTGCTCGGCCCTCCGGCGGACGACGGGATCGGCGGCTTCGCCTGGGCCAACGGCGATGCGCTGGCGCAGGACGCCGCCGGGCCGGACCCGTCCGCCGACTTGGCCGCCGACCCGTCCGGCGTGGCCTTCTTCCAGCTGTCCGGCGGCAGCACCGGCACGCCGAAGCTGATCCCGCGCACCCACGACGACTATCTCTACAGCGTCCGCCGCAGCGTCGAGATCTGCGGGCTGGACGGGTCCTGCCGCTTCCTCTGCGCCCTGCCGGCGCCGCACAATTTCACGCTCAGCTCGCCCGGCGCGCTCGGCGTGTTCCACGCCGGCGGCACGGTGGTGATGGCCGGCGATCCCAGCCCCGCTACCTGCTTCCCGCTGATCGCGCGCCACCGCGTCACCTGGGCGGCGCTGGTTCCGCCGATGCTGTCGGTCTGGCTGGAGGCCGCCGCCGGCGCCGAGGACCTGTCCAGCCTGGAGGTCGTCCAGGTGGGCGGCGCCAAGCTCAGCCCCGCCGTCGCCGAGCGGGTGCCGGAGCGGCTGGGCTGCCGTCTCCAGCAGGTCTTCGGCATGGCGGAAGGGCTGGTGAACTACACGCGGCTCGACGACGATCCCTGGACGGTGGTCAACACCCAGGGCCGCCCGATGAGCCCCGACGACGAGATCCGCATCCTCGACGCCGCCGGCCACCCGGTCCCGCCCGGCGCGGTGGGGGAACTGTGGACCCGCGGCCCCTACACCTTCCGCGGCTACTACAAGGCGGAGGCGCACAACGCCCGCGTCTTCGACGCCGAGGGCTTCTATTGCAGCGGCGATCTGGTCAGCCTGACGCCGGGCGGCAACCTCGTCGTCTGCGGGCGCAACAAGGACCAGATCAACCGCGGCGGCGAGAAGATCGACGCGCAGGAGGTCGAAGACCTGCTGGCCGCCCACCCCGCGGTGGGCCACGCCGCCGTCGTCGCCATGCCCGACGCGCTGATGGGCGAGCGGGCCTGCGCCTTCGTGATCGCCCCGCCCGCGACCAAGCCTTCGGAGCTGCGCCGCTTCCTGCGCGGCCAGGGGCTGGCCGACTTCAAGCTGCCCGACCGCTTCGTCTTCGTCCCGGACCTTCCCAAGACCGCCGTCGGCAAGGTCGACAAGCAGACCCTGCGCGAGCGGGCGCGCCAAGACAACGCTCTCATGGAAACGACCGCATCATGA
- a CDS encoding isochorismatase family protein, with amino-acid sequence MTIRSIAPYALPTAADLPQDKVSWSVDPARAVLLIHDMQDYFVGFYGAANPAIVSCIDRIVRLKRHLKALGVPVVYTAQPPVQSDADRGLLNDLWGPGLTAKPDLAGIVAPLAPDADDRVLTKWRYSAFFRAPLAEMMAEAGRDQLLICGIYAHIGVMQTALDAFMRGIEPFLVADAIADFSREDHMMALRYVARNAGRTIHSDSVLAAPAAVLSKEGLRRILLASLDEAPGDDDNLMDFGLDSIAVMQVVDRWKAAGVEVGFAELAAQPSINGWWALIEPRLAASGRVAA; translated from the coding sequence ATGACCATCCGATCCATCGCCCCCTACGCCCTGCCCACCGCCGCGGACCTGCCGCAGGACAAGGTGTCCTGGAGCGTCGACCCCGCCCGCGCGGTGCTGCTGATCCACGACATGCAGGACTATTTCGTCGGCTTCTACGGCGCGGCCAACCCGGCCATCGTCAGTTGCATCGACCGGATCGTCCGGCTGAAGCGCCATCTGAAGGCGCTCGGCGTGCCGGTCGTCTACACGGCCCAGCCGCCGGTGCAGTCCGACGCCGACCGCGGCCTGCTGAACGACCTGTGGGGGCCGGGCCTGACGGCCAAGCCGGACCTCGCGGGCATCGTCGCCCCGCTGGCCCCGGACGCCGACGACCGGGTGCTGACCAAATGGCGCTACAGCGCCTTCTTCCGCGCGCCGCTGGCCGAAATGATGGCGGAGGCGGGGCGCGACCAGCTGCTGATCTGCGGGATCTACGCGCACATCGGCGTGATGCAGACGGCGCTGGACGCCTTCATGCGCGGCATCGAGCCCTTCCTGGTCGCCGACGCCATCGCCGACTTCTCGCGGGAGGATCACATGATGGCGCTGCGCTACGTCGCGCGCAACGCCGGGCGGACGATCCATTCCGACAGCGTGCTGGCCGCCCCCGCGGCGGTGCTGAGCAAGGAGGGGCTGCGGCGCATCCTGCTGGCCTCGCTCGACGAAGCGCCGGGGGACGACGACAACCTGATGGATTTCGGTCTGGACTCCATTGCGGTGATGCAGGTGGTGGACCGCTGGAAAGCCGCGGGCGTCGAGGTCGGCTTCGCCGAACTGGCCGCGCAGCCGAGCATCAACGGCTGGTGGGCGCTGATCGAGCCCCGGCTGGCCGCTTCCGGGCGTGTCGCGGCATGA
- the dhbA gene encoding 2,3-dihydro-2,3-dihydroxybenzoate dehydrogenase codes for MTDFAGRTVWVTGAGQGIGRAVADLFHARGSIVVAFDRHWHDGGERPYRAVTLDIADAEAVAETCRALFAEGTRIDALANVAGILRMGPVEDTTDADWRDSFAVNVAGPFHMMRAVIPAFKSGGNGGAIVSVSSNAAHVPRIGMAAYGASKAALTSLTMTVGLELAPYGVRCNVVSPGSTDTPMQRALWSGPDGAAKTIQGNPGQHKLGIPLGKLATPRDVAETVVFLASPAAGHITLADLLVDGGATLGR; via the coding sequence ATGACGGACTTCGCTGGCCGGACCGTCTGGGTGACCGGCGCCGGGCAGGGGATCGGGCGGGCGGTGGCCGACCTGTTCCACGCCCGCGGCTCCATCGTCGTCGCCTTCGACCGCCACTGGCACGACGGCGGGGAGCGGCCCTACCGCGCCGTGACGCTGGACATCGCCGACGCCGAGGCGGTCGCCGAAACCTGCCGGGCGCTGTTCGCCGAGGGCACGCGGATCGATGCGCTGGCCAACGTCGCGGGAATCCTGCGCATGGGGCCGGTGGAGGACACGACCGACGCCGACTGGCGCGACAGCTTCGCCGTCAACGTCGCCGGTCCCTTCCACATGATGCGGGCGGTGATTCCGGCTTTCAAAAGCGGCGGAAACGGCGGCGCCATCGTCAGCGTCTCGTCCAACGCGGCCCATGTGCCGCGGATCGGCATGGCCGCCTACGGCGCGTCGAAGGCCGCGCTGACCAGCCTGACCATGACGGTGGGGCTGGAACTGGCGCCCTACGGCGTGCGCTGCAACGTCGTCTCCCCCGGCTCCACCGACACGCCGATGCAGCGCGCGCTGTGGAGCGGACCGGACGGGGCGGCGAAGACCATCCAGGGCAACCCCGGCCAGCACAAGCTCGGCATCCCGCTCGGCAAGCTCGCCACGCCGCGCGACGTGGCGGAGACGGTCGTCTTCCTCGCCTCCCCCGCCGCCGGCCACATCACCCTGGCCGACCTGCTGGTGGACGGCGGGGCGACGCTGGGGCGCTAG
- a CDS encoding MbtH family protein produces MTNDQYVNPFDDERHDFLALANDAGQFSLWPCFAAVPEGWTAVFGPAGRAACLDHIEAAWTDLTPAAA; encoded by the coding sequence ATGACCAACGACCAGTATGTGAATCCCTTCGACGACGAGCGCCACGACTTCCTGGCGTTGGCGAACGATGCCGGCCAGTTCAGCCTGTGGCCGTGCTTCGCCGCGGTGCCGGAGGGCTGGACCGCCGTCTTCGGCCCCGCCGGGCGCGCTGCCTGCCTCGACCACATCGAGGCCGCCTGGACCGACCTCACCCCCGCCGCCGCCTGA